atcaaggtccagaaacgtagtaaggacatcggtaaaatagtccatgtgacatcaggggttcaaccataattttaggaagctacgagaatactttttgtgtgcaaagaaaacaaaaatggagattttattcaacaactctcctcctcctcatcccgTCTGCAGTGGTGTGCCACCATTGTGGAGAGAGTATCACGACGCATGCGTCTGCTCCGCATCATGTAATCAGCGCATGGTGCCTCTGCTTACGTTAACACGCACATGCGTTGATTACATGATGCGGAGCAGACGCATGCGTCTTGATGCATTCACCACATGCCACAGCATACAGAATGAGGAGGAAaagaattgttgaatgaagtcgttatttatttttgttttctttgcacacaaagtattctcgtagctttgtaaaattatggttggacccctgatgtcacatggactattttactgatgtccttactacgtttctggaccttgatcgtgttaattacattgctgtctatggagggtcagagagctttcagatttgatcaaaaatatcttaatttttgttccgaagatgaacgaaggtcttacgggtttggaacgacatgagggtgagtaattaatgacagaattttcgtttttgggtgaactatccctttaaatgttatTGTGAAGCATCGAATGCAATGAGTTGACAGAATAATATGTGAATCAAGCTTTCGTTGTGATATTGTACTGATTTGATGACTCTGTCCTGATCCCAATAAATATGTGAATGGGTATGTTTGCtagatatattttgttttgaagaattgttgttttctcttctttttgCAGTATCTGCCCTCTCTTGGGTACACCAAACGTATCCACATGATGAACCCAATGGTGCCTGGACTGACGGGGGGCAAGATGAGCTCCTCTGAGGAGGTATATTACCATCTACACCTTCAAAGATTTAAAGAATGCTGCAAGATAAAGATTTACAATCACATTCTTTGATTAATGTAAAGAATCCTATTGATTCTGTGGGATGGGATAATGGCTTATGCTTATGCTGTCCAGGTGTCGGGTTGATACACTAAGATTCATCATTCTCAAACTTTCATATCTGCTACAGGAATCCAAGATTGACCTGCTGGATAAGAACCAAGAGGTGAAGAAGAAGTTAAAGAAAGCCTTCTGTGAGCCTGGAAATGTGGAGAATAATGGTGTTCTGTCCTTTGTCAAACATGTGCTTTTCCCTCTGCACTCAGGTGAGTTCaggcaaaaaaaattaaattgggAAATGTAAACCTCTAGTGAAGTGCTCAATGATGTGTTCTGTTTTCAGAGTTTGTGATCAAAAGAGATCCAAAGTGGGGAGGCAACAAAGTCTACACAGACTATGAGGAAGTTGAGAAGGACTTTGCTGCAGAGGTatctaaataatatttatatttactcaaagggatacttcacccaaaaatgaaaattctgtcattaattactccccctcatgtcattccaaacccgtaaaaccttcattcatctttgcaacacaaattaagataattttTGGTGCAATCCAAGAGTTTTCTGACCCtctatagacagcaacacaactaacacgttcaaggcccagaaaagttcACGACAGTACCATGGCACATGTGAAgtctgacacggaagagaagaaattgttgaatgaagtccttatttttgttttcattgtgcacaaaagtattctcatagcttcataaaattaaggtttaactactgatgtcacatggactattttaacgatgttctTACTgactttctgggccttgaacgtgtcagttgtgctgctgtctatgcagggtcagaaagctcttggatttcatcaaaaatatcttaatttgtgtttcgaagatcCTACGGCTTTGGAACAACAtcagaactatccctttaatgtacAAATGATATGTTCATATAAATTGAGTTGAGCATCATATGTTAACCCCTGCACTGCTTACCTGCAGCAAATCCATCCTGGTGACTTGAAGGCTTCAGTAGAGTTGGCTCTTAACAAACTGTTGGACCCCATCAGAAAGAAGTTTGAGACCCCAGAGTTGAAGAAACTGACAGCATCAGCTTACCCAGATCCCTCCAAAAACAGTGAGTGAAAATACACAACAATATCTAAAATCATGTTGAGTGAGTtattcaaaaagtaatcaatttttataactaattacatcatcaatattgtatttaaattactttactaattactctgtctgaaaagtaactatagttactcaataagtaacttaattattcaaattgctaattaggctacatcttaaaatccctataaaccttaatagaaattaaactctttattctttcaatttgagtcaaacatagaatagtttagccttttagctttaaaacaactgtaatacttaaacatttttataaaaaatttaaccttctttggttaacaaataaaaatactctgaataacaaaaaagcttaagaaaagttaaacaatacatttcagtttggcaagatgttcaggagaaaagcccaactagtaaaatccgtacaggtttatgtaaaagtAACACATTATCTAATGTAGGTActgtaagaataaattacataaatgatcTTCTCTGCTGAATAAAGCCGTGTCAGATCGCGCTGCTCTTCTGAGGTAAATTACTCATAGcaggacttctttcaaaaacgatgaaaattagatttatttattttttgtatctaGATGAGGGTGATTGTGCGCAGGTGACTGCATATAATGAGCTCAGATATGGGAAAGACTGACctagttttagtttcatatggattacataatcagataatattcattttcaatttgaatttgttcatttaaaagtagacacacaagcttatttctcatgtctctgtgtcaaATATTCGCTGAGTTTGTGATGCGTAGAAAGTTGTTCACGGAGACCTAGACGGCAGAAAGTGCACCctgtttgtattgtttattttgcaaaagcacaatgttttgttgtttattgtcagtagggatgtaacgattcactcaactcacgattcgatttgcgattttgatttcacgattcatgatttttttttttaagaaaattagatttaagacaaattataaattaaatatgttcttttattattgcttggacaaaatgctgcacgtttctttgtgaaattgaaatataacactataataatatactaatatagcactggcatattattgctcttttgttggttttgattgcttctattgtcctcatttgtaagtcactttggataaaagcgtctgctaaataacaaaatgtaaatataatgtaaatgtaaataacaactaaactgaaattttaaaacaagccccaaatcaaataaaataagtaacataaataaaagaaatctcttcataaaaactaaataaggctttgtctgtgctctttccatttaaaattagaggcaaccactgcattttaatcatgatccaaacaaagatgctgcatacatgcagcaggaacagtttttaatctaaattagactgtataatttcgaaatttgaagcaaaaacagaatggtatgacttcagttttgtgaaattatacatagaaacagcagacgagctgaatgagacgcagattcactctctgccagcaggcgGCACTttaagcgtttccttggtttccgctgtaaacaaagcagcgctgcacttatgaactttaatatgcattatacagaggcaagatgagaagaaaaataccatctaaacttttctaaagacagtaagttcccctcagacatgcattcatataaactaccctaattgaatcgcgatttgtttcgcatctcaaccgatttgaatcgtcacatatttgaatcgattttcaaccggctcgcggttaatcgttacatccctaattgtcagtgtacacaaataaaagttgGCCCTTTTTTtagatttgattgatttaaggtttctctgtgaatcaggaaaaactgaaagtgaatgTGCTGGCGTGCAGAcgctgcattcaattttatctttagacggtaaatttagatttcaaattcaataatgattttagaactgttgaaattatttactgtatgtaacgcaagtactttagaactaactgtaattaaatgacCTAAAAATGagcagtaatcccttactttactttttcagtggataagtaatttaCACCCAAGTTgtgttacacccaacactggttTGGACTTAATCAATGACACTTAACAGTGCTGCTTCAAGTTCTAGTTTGAGTTTTAGGACTAGGATGAATTTGCACATCCATTTACACATATGTTGAAATTGTCATTGCTTAACAGAAGGAGGAGTGAAGGGAAACCCTAAACAAACCGTAGATGAAGAGGAGGTCATCCCATCTAGATTGGACATCAGAGTTGGCAAAATCATCAGTGTAGAAAAGGTAGAGAAAGCCAGCtataattttatgattattttttcgaGTAAAAGGATGTTTAAAAAACCTTGTTTCTTGACCTGTTAGCATCCAGATGCAGACTCACTGTATTTAGAGAAGATTGATGTGGGTGAGGAACAGCCACGGACTGTAGTGAGTGGACTGGTGGCCTACCTCTCGCAGGAGCAGCTTCAGGATCGTCTTGTTGTGTTGTTATGCAACCTAAAGCCCCAGAAGATGAGGGGGATTGAATCTCAAGCCATGCTGCTCTGTGCTTCAATGTTAGTAGGACTGATACACCCTAATTCAACCATTTCATTCAATCAGCTAAGTTCTTATAGTAAAAATCCTCTTGATTTTTGATCTTTCTAAATGTGATGGTCTTCAGTGAGGGAGAGCCCAGGAAAGTGGAGCCTTTGGATCCACCAGAAGGATCAGCACCTGGAGACCGTGTTTATGTAGAAGGATATGAATCAGGCAAACCAGATGATGAATTGAAACCAAAGAAAAAGGTTTTTGAAAAGTTGCAGGTATGTGAGTTTTATATCTTTGTACTTAAAGATTCATATgtcaccctggaccacaaaaccagtcttaagtcgctggggtatatttgtagcaatagccaaaaattcaTTGTATgggacaaaattataaatttttattttatgccaaaaatcattaggatattaagtaaagaccaTGTTCCATGGAGATagtttgtacatttcttactgtaaatatatcaaaacctaatttttgattagtaatatgcatttctaagaacttcatttggctattttctcaatatttcgattttcttttttttgcactctcagattccagatttccaaatagttgcatctcggccaaatattgtctgatcctaacaaaccatacatcaatggaatgaTGATTATAcatcagatgatgtataaatctcaatttcgaaaaattgacacttaagactggttttgtggtccagggtcacatattaaagTATCACTGTGTCTTAATcttgtttgtatgtttatttgtcTGATCTCTTCAGGTGGATCTGAAGATCTCAGGCGAGTGTGTTGCACAATGGAAAGTGCAAAATCTGATGACCAAACTAGGACAGATCACCTGTAAAACACTGAAGGGTGGAAATATTAGCTAGTTGTATTCAccatttctttcaaaatcctCAAAGCTAGAGTTTCCATGATAGCCCCCTATCCCTGTGTCTAATTGGCTTATAATGccattatttaatttcagttgtcCCATTCAGCCATATCAACCTGTGAATAATCTAATAGCACATGATTACTGCAACAAAATACATATGGGTATCGTCTGTGCTTTACATTGCATGTATTGCCATCCAGGATGTTTTACACAAAGTACTGCAGTAAATAATGTCATGCTCATTTGTTtgaatgacaaatgaaaactcTTGGAGGAGTTCATCAGTTATCCTTAAACTCAGGTCCTCCTGTTATGCCATGTCTGGAACTAGAGCATTGCTTACAATGATCATTCTCCAGTCTGACAATGTTCAAAGTTTTTAATCATCCGTGGAAACGGTTCAGACATGGACAGTCCATGTACTCCATAAACTGTTGTGGATACATATTTTAGCATTAGTTAGGTTACTTCACAGAGAAACATATGGAAATATGGAATTTCATCTAATAAAATATTCAGATCTCATCTGATGTTAGTCAAATTCATTGAAATAAACAACAATGATTCATAACCATTTCCTATATGTCTTGATGGAAATGCTTTTGAAAGTACCTTTACGGTTTGATCTGCTGAAAagagatatttaaatatacGAACCTGACAAATGTTTGGGAGCCTATTTTAAAACCTCACCATATgagcaataaaatgtaatgcttGATTAAAGATTATGGAAACTATAATTCACTTATGTATTGTGTtgtacaatagaaaaaaaagtgttgtagTAGATTTACCAGATAACATCATATAGTGGTATGGAGGgcttatacagtatatgatgtTACGAATGTATGGCTGTCGGTAATGTTGAAAAGCACATGGAAGTTAAAAAGAGTCAAAACAAGGTAAATctataaatatctttaatacatatttatttttaaaacagtgtAGTAATTCTGTTCACTCCTCCCTTAAAGTAAATAGCTACTAAAgtatttgtatatgtatatttttacatcAATTTTAGAAGGACCATCAGTCAATACTCTTACCTGTTTGCTggtttaaaaagaaatgcagcATTTAGCTTACAAAGTGCTTTAATCTAATGAAAAGTAAATACGTAAACGTGTATATGTTCAGCTATAGTCAGCATACTGCAAAATTCATAAAGGTAACATGGTTCTGTACATGTATAATTACACATTTGCTGAAAGCAAATTCTGAAAGTTGATTGCAGTAGCACTAAAACTTTCAAAACTGTTAGTAGAATTTCATTAAAAGCTAGTAATCAATCTGTGTGCTTGGACATATTTGTATATGtcaaaaaaaacagttataacaGGTTTAGACTTGTTTTGCGCCAAGCAGTGATTACTACCACTAGTGACCACTAGATGTCAGTTCAGTCTTGCAGTCATTAGCTATTTTAAGTCCACAATAAACTAAAAGTGACTTTTCCCAGAGCAGACAAACTCATTTAGAAAAATACTTAAAAGCTGTAATAAAGCTATTGTATAAAACAGATTGGGGAAAAGCTTTTTGCATACATTTGAAGGCCATTTCTCCAGGCTAAGGCTTTTAAGACAGCTGTGGTATCCATGGATCCTTGAACAAGATCTATCTTGGGCTTTCATCACTTGCTTTGTCCTCTTGGTTTTCCCATACTGTGACTTAACAGTCCAATCAAAACTCAACTCGTGTGTCCTGACTCTTCAACATGCAGTCTCTGTACTtcctgaaaaagaaatataattataatgatcATTTGCATGGTTCTGTCTGTATTTCATGCACAAACTAAAATAACCAGTGAATGCTTCTTTACTTGCTTGCTTCTGGTTTCCTAATGATTGTGCTCGCTGACCAGCAGGATGCACTTGATCACTTTGCCCATTAACTTCAACCCTcgttaattgtttatttgtcaAGATCTCAGTCTTATCTGGTGTTGCATTCTCTGTCTTATTGGGATGATTTGTTCCATGCACTGGTTTCTTAGCAACAGGTGGCGGCACCTTAATTGGCTTTTTTGTTCCATTTGTAACCATTGTCTTGGCTTGGTCAGAAACCTGCATTATCTCAGCTGCAAGACTTTGTTTGAGGCTTGCTTGTACCTCAGGAGAAGTAGACGTTTCAATGACAACTTTCTTTGTGCTTTTTGAGAAGATAAAGCTGGCTGTAGATGCAGGGGACTTGTGTAAGTCACAGCCGTCTGGTGTTTTAGGGGATGGCACAGGTGAACTAGCACTACTATTTGAGGAAAAGCGTAGATTGAGCATTGCAGGTACTCCACTGGAGGACATTGCAGCAGTCTTCATACGTATGGCCTCTTGAAGACGCATGGATGGAACTGTGGCTGGAGCAGGAGATGACTTAGCAGGTGAGTTGGACTTCAAGGTCAAGGATTTGCGAATAGGTTTTTGTGGCGTTGCTTGACTAGTAATACCGTGATCCTCATTTGTTGTGGCCTCAGTGCTTGGTTTGGTATCATTAACTTGATCTTCACCTACATTTACAGATCTTAGTCGAACCATCTGAAGCAAGGAAGGTGTGACGAGGGGAATGTTGGCATCCTCCTTTGGAATAGGTGTGCTTTTGTGACGACAAAGCAGGTCTTTGCTCCGGCTGTCTTTGTTTATGAGGCTCAGTTGCCTTCGGAAGTTAACAGTGGATTGGTCTTCCACTGGCAGTGGAGGTGCAAGTGGCACGTTAGTGGAATCTGCTTGGGTATCAAGTGATGTTTGCTCTGATGAATCTTGTGCTGACAAAGTTGGCATTTCCTCCCCTTGTACAAGTTCATCTGGTAAAAGAGAGGACATTTTTGTAGGAGCTACAGTTTCCATGCCACCTTCGTCCACAGAGAAGTGTGAGACATTGTTACAAGGCTTATCTTGCCTGCCTTCCATTTCATTTTGTACAGTTCTTGTTGGCAGAATGGTCTGTATTTTGGAGTCTTGGTCTGGACTGCTAGCCATATCTGAGGCGTTAGATGACCTCAATTCTATATTGTCTTGCTGTTCACAGGACTCTTCGTGGCAGTCGACAGATACCTCCGAAAGGGGTTCATGGATGAACGAGGGAGGTGGTGGGGGGAAGTCAAGTTCATCTTGTTCCTCAAACATCAAGTCAGTTGATTCTTCCATTGGTGGCGGTGGTGGAGGCCAAGAAGACTCCAGGAGAGTCACCTGTTCCTCTGTGTCTTGCTTCTGTTCCTCTTCATCAGATGGTGGTATAGACCCTGAGAAGGCTGACGTCTTTTTAGTAGGCGGTGGTGGAGGGTGGTGTTCTGGAGGTGGAGAAGGAGGAGGAGAAATGCCATTGACCTCAGGTTTTTCTATGCCGAGAGTTTGCAATTGTTTATGATTGAGAAGGTCCTTAACAATGCAGTTTCCTTTGTTCTCCTCACTGGTTTCTTCATTTCTTGTGGTGCATGTTGTGATCACAATTTCAGGACTTGTTTTGACTTCACAGTTTGGTTGTGACAGCATACTTTGATCAACTTTGATAGTTGGTACCGTTGTTGTAGGGAGTATTTGGTTTCCTTTTTCCTTTTGATCCTCTACAGTTCTCTGATCTTGTGTATGAACGTTCTGGTTGACCTCTGTAGGGATCTTTGTACTTTTAAGTTCATTTAGCACATTGTTTAATGTTGAACTTTCATTATGCCTCAAATATGGgggttctgtcatcatttgttcATGCAGTTGTGATGACATGGActcattttgttcttttatagCTTCTTTGTTCTCCAGTTGGGTACCTGACTTCACTTCTTCTGTTGTCTGTATCTTTGGGTTCATTTGTTCAGTGATTTGTATGGcatttgtgttttgattttTACCTATTAATGActctttttgctgtttttgaagCTGATGTAACCTATGGGGGTTTGGACCTGGGCCACATAATAGTTCAATTGTGCGTTTATTGTGAATCCAGGTATCAGGGGGTGGGGGAGATGGGGCTTTTACCTTGGGTGGAGGGGGAATGTTGAACAGTTCCCTAAGGGGAATAGTTGGATGTGTCAGTGTCACCTTGTTTTTCACTGTTGTAACAGGTGGGGAACACTTTAAAGGCTCTGATGGAGTGGTGTTGGTTTGAATGTCATGATGTGCCGTGTCTGATGTGACTGAAGATAGAGATGTCATTGATGAAGAGACTGAAACCACCGGCGAGGTCCGTACACATGTTCTCTCAGGCTTTGAAGGCTTAACTCTTCTCTTTCCAGGTGAGGAGGGACTGACCTCTTTAGGGGAATGCGTAGGTGTCCCACTTTGGCTTGAGTATCCACTCGAAGGAGACAAAGTCCTATCAAATTTGTTTTCACCAGATTCTTCTCCAGTTTTCTGTGGGGATGAGTTACCTGATCTGACATGACTTCTAGTAAAAGCTTGATGAGGACTAAGTGGGCTGCATTCTCTTGATGAGCTGAGCAGAGAAGAGTGGACTGAACTCTTCTCATTATTGGTGGACTCATGGTCTTTTGCACTTCTAAGTTCTCTACCTGTTTGCCCATCATCTGGGGCCATATTTTTTATGTCTACTAGTTCCCTTGATCTCCGCTTAAGTTTTTCATGGTGCAGGGAATAGGTTCTCTGAGGTGGTGCTGGTGGCAATTTTGTCTTCATTACAGAGAGATTGCGAGAGAATGAATGGCTGTTTCTGACTTTTTCCCCTGCTTCACCCATCTCTCTGTGGTCTAGTCTGTGATTTGTACCATTACTGTTAGAGCTTTTACAACTGCTTGAGCTTGTAATACTTTCGTCCTTTGGGATTAAATCTGAAACTTCTTTGGTGCTGTCAGCAACAAATGTTGGCAGACACTTTGCTTTTGAAGAGATTGTGGAGGAGTTGGAGACAATCGTCTCAGATGATTGTGAATGGCTCCTGTTGGGGCTAGCGGTAGTTGGATCTTGATTTGTGCCACCTCCAGATCGTGAAGAAGCTGGACTAGCTGATGCTAAACTACTCTTGCTAACCGTACTTGTACTGCGCCGGCTGTGATCATGATTAATTTCAATGATGTCTATTGCAGCAGGCAGAATTGCGTTTGGAATAATCTTAGATAAATAAGTTGCCTGTGGTGAAATAGACATAACAGGACCTTGAGGCTCATGCAGGAAAGAGGATGTGGTCATCCATGGCACAGCAAGAGACTTTGGCCTCTGTGTAGGGCATGCTCCTATCCCAAGCTTTCGGTTCAACTCATCTTGGTAGACAGAATGGATGTGGTTTATTAGAAACTCCTCATCTCTTGATGTCTGAAGAACCTCAATGTTCTGCAGGTGCACACGAGCCCCTTCATGATTTACTGAAGGAAGCTCTCCATCAATTGTTGGGATGACAACTCTGCCAGAGAACTCATCTTCACTGTCATGGTCTCCATTTGGACGCTGCTGCAGTATAGTTCCTCTTGCCATATctttaatagaaataaaacaaagtaatgtcatttttctgttttaggCAGAACAGTTTGTGTAATCTCATATATTTGTCATTGCCGTTTTAAGGTATGTCATGctcaaaaaaactgttttttccttaatatttgaaaataacataGTTTTACATGCCCAGTTCTCTTTGGACTTGCTGTGGTATGCCCATTATAGTTGTTCTTCTACTTCTCCTCTTGGTCTTGTCCAGTCGTTTAACTGGGTTCAAGGGCTTAAATGTGGAACCTAAAGGGAGTGGTACAACATACAGATATtgaatacaaagaaaaaaatatcatgAGGTTTTCTtcaggttttgttttgttattacaAATTCAATATCAAGTTATACTCAAGAGTGATGGCTTCACTACATTAAAGGCAATTcattttctgtcattaattaatgtcacataacgatgtccttgctacctttctgggtcttggTATTTACtacagaaagctcttggatttcatcaaaaatatcttaatttgtgttccgaagatgaacaaaggtcttacaggtttggaacgacatgagggtgagtgaattaatgacaattaaaaaacatttggtGAACTAACAAACacgttttttatttaatcaaatgtatGACTTTGTGTTTGCATTGCCCCACTACAATGCAGATTATAATGGTGGCAAATCAGTGCACTGTTAAACCTGAAAAAGctttaaagggaaaaaaacgAAAGAGGTAGTATGTGCCACTAAGCATTGTTTATTTGTAGACCTTCTTAGTAAGTCAGCTTTGTATACCTTGACGTGTAAGCACTGGACGTGAGGAGACTGCTGAGACAGTTGACACTGAAATGACGGAGTGTCCAGCAGTGCTATCAGTCTCAAGTGATTCATCTCTTTCTTTTGAGCTTGTATCTTCCTCTGGCTGTGGGGAATTGGAGGTCATCAGTAAATTGTAAGTGATCCAATAAAGGTTCAGTTTATGCAtatatgttttcatttgaaagagTTAAGTGATTGAATGAATAGGATACAAGACAGGGCTTGCATTAAGTTgccaaaaagagaaaagaaaaacctCTTAGCGGTAACTCCCTTAACTAAAGCTTATCCTAAGGGGTTTGTAGGAACCAGGCCCTAAAAATTTAAGTAATTAAAGTTTGATGACtttgttttaatgattttatttgttaGATAAAGTT
This portion of the Onychostoma macrolepis isolate SWU-2019 chromosome 19, ASM1243209v1, whole genome shotgun sequence genome encodes:
- the kiaa1522 gene encoding uncharacterized protein KIAA1522 homolog isoform X4; the encoded protein is MGNSNSKKKTQANLSSSHRTSRVKSIWHFRHVDKVKTAGQKQNEPRKLTVHYTASQYYQENVFIEGSRPQYLEDLHTEAQEGLKILQQEENKNGVDFQDDQTVPEEDTSSKERDESLETDSTAGHSVISVSTVSAVSSRPVLTRQGSTFKPLNPVKRLDKTKRRSRRTTIMGIPQQVQRELDMARGTILQQRPNGDHDSEDEFSGRVVIPTIDGELPSVNHEGARVHLQNIEVLQTSRDEEFLINHIHSVYQDELNRKLGIGACPTQRPKSLAVPWMTTSSFLHEPQGPVMSISPQATYLSKIIPNAILPAAIDIIEINHDHSRRSTSTVSKSSLASASPASSRSGGGTNQDPTTASPNRSHSQSSETIVSNSSTISSKAKCLPTFVADSTKEVSDLIPKDESITSSSSCKSSNSNGTNHRLDHREMGEAGEKVRNSHSFSRNLSVMKTKLPPAPPQRTYSLHHEKLKRRSRELVDIKNMAPDDGQTGRELRSAKDHESTNNEKSSVHSSLLSSSRECSPLSPHQAFTRSHVRSGNSSPQKTGEESGENKFDRTLSPSSGYSSQSGTPTHSPKEVSPSSPGKRRVKPSKPERTCVRTSPVVSVSSSMTSLSSVTSDTAHHDIQTNTTPSEPLKCSPPVTTVKNKVTLTHPTIPLRELFNIPPPPKVKAPSPPPPDTWIHNKRTIELLCGPGPNPHRLHQLQKQQKESLIGKNQNTNAIQITEQMNPKIQTTEEVKSGTQLENKEAIKEQNESMSSQLHEQMMTEPPYLRHNESSTLNNVLNELKSTKIPTEVNQNVHTQDQRTVEDQKEKGNQILPTTTVPTIKVDQSMLSQPNCEVKTSPEIVITTCTTRNEETSEENKGNCIVKDLLNHKQLQTLGIEKPEVNGISPPPSPPPEHHPPPPPTKKTSAFSGSIPPSDEEEQKQDTEEQVTLLESSWPPPPPPMEESTDLMFEEQDELDFPPPPPSFIHEPLSEVSVDCHEESCEQQDNIELRSSNASDMASSPDQDSKIQTILPTRTVQNEMEGRQDKPCNNVSHFSVDEGGMETVAPTKMSSLLPDELVQGEEMPTLSAQDSSEQTSLDTQADSTNVPLAPPLPVEDQSTVNFRRQLSLINKDSRSKDLLCRHKSTPIPKEDANIPLVTPSLLQMVRLRSVNVGEDQVNDTKPSTEATTNEDHGITSQATPQKPIRKSLTLKSNSPAKSSPAPATVPSMRLQEAIRMKTAAMSSSGVPAMLNLRFSSNSSASSPVPSPKTPDGCDLHKSPASTASFIFSKSTKKVVIETSTSPEVQASLKQSLAAEIMQVSDQAKTMVTNGTKKPIKVPPPVAKKPVHGTNHPNKTENATPDKTEILTNKQLTRVEVNGQSDQVHPAGQRAQSLGNQKQEVQRLHVEESGHTS
- the kiaa1522 gene encoding uncharacterized protein KIAA1522 homolog isoform X2, with the translated sequence MSRSSSVGDLVPKDITEILALQQASKKKRGSSLGRAFSWFKGSKRKRSLSNGHSRSGGPCGRSGESTTAKQIHASGDSKGQKQNEPRKLTVHYTASQYYQENVFIEGSRPQYLEDLHTEAQEGLKILQQEENKNGVDFQDDQTVPEEDTSSKERDESLETDSTAGHSVISVSTVSAVSSRPVLTRQGSTFKPLNPVKRLDKTKRRSRRTTIMGIPQQVQRELDMARGTILQQRPNGDHDSEDEFSGRVVIPTIDGELPSVNHEGARVHLQNIEVLQTSRDEEFLINHIHSVYQDELNRKLGIGACPTQRPKSLAVPWMTTSSFLHEPQGPVMSISPQATYLSKIIPNAILPAAIDIIEINHDHSRRSTSTVSKSSLASASPASSRSGGGTNQDPTTASPNRSHSQSSETIVSNSSTISSKAKCLPTFVADSTKEVSDLIPKDESITSSSSCKSSNSNGTNHRLDHREMGEAGEKVRNSHSFSRNLSVMKTKLPPAPPQRTYSLHHEKLKRRSRELVDIKNMAPDDGQTGRELRSAKDHESTNNEKSSVHSSLLSSSRECSPLSPHQAFTRSHVRSGNSSPQKTGEESGENKFDRTLSPSSGYSSQSGTPTHSPKEVSPSSPGKRRVKPSKPERTCVRTSPVVSVSSSMTSLSSVTSDTAHHDIQTNTTPSEPLKCSPPVTTVKNKVTLTHPTIPLRELFNIPPPPKVKAPSPPPPDTWIHNKRTIELLCGPGPNPHRLHQLQKQQKESLIGKNQNTNAIQITEQMNPKIQTTEEVKSGTQLENKEAIKEQNESMSSQLHEQMMTEPPYLRHNESSTLNNVLNELKSTKIPTEVNQNVHTQDQRTVEDQKEKGNQILPTTTVPTIKVDQSMLSQPNCEVKTSPEIVITTCTTRNEETSEENKGNCIVKDLLNHKQLQTLGIEKPEVNGISPPPSPPPEHHPPPPPTKKTSAFSGSIPPSDEEEQKQDTEEQVTLLESSWPPPPPPMEESTDLMFEEQDELDFPPPPPSFIHEPLSEVSVDCHEESCEQQDNIELRSSNASDMASSPDQDSKIQTILPTRTVQNEMEGRQDKPCNNVSHFSVDEGGMETVAPTKMSSLLPDELVQGEEMPTLSAQDSSEQTSLDTQADSTNVPLAPPLPVEDQSTVNFRRQLSLINKDSRSKDLLCRHKSTPIPKEDANIPLVTPSLLQMVRLRSVNVGEDQVNDTKPSTEATTNEDHGITSQATPQKPIRKSLTLKSNSPAKSSPAPATVPSMRLQEAIRMKTAAMSSSGVPAMLNLRFSSNSSASSPVPSPKTPDGCDLHKSPASTASFIFSKSTKKVVIETSTSPEVQASLKQSLAAEIMQVSDQAKTMVTNGTKKPIKVPPPVAKKPVHGTNHPNKTENATPDKTEILTNKQLTRVEVNGQSDQVHPAGQRAQSLGNQKQEVQRLHVEESGHTS